The Coffea eugenioides isolate CCC68of unplaced genomic scaffold, Ceug_1.0 ScVebR1_3285;HRSCAF=4473, whole genome shotgun sequence genome segment TCCAGCTTTTCAAAATTCTTTGCCAGCATTATAGAAGTACTTTGTTGCAATTTCAGAACTTAACAAAGAAAGCATTTTATTCTTGAAAAACAACTTTCATTATATTAGTTCCCGTCATATCATTGTATAATGTCTCTTGACGAACAATTCAACAAATTTAAGTAGTAAATAGCCCAATGGTTAAACTAGTCCTACAAGCAAGTTTGGTAATAAGAATTAAAATATTAAGTGTTACTCAATAGCATTCCATAAGGGACTTATCACCTAACTGAATATAGATTTGATAAGAGGGATTTTAGAAACTAGGTACGTTACCCAATGCCCCCTAATTAGTTCTTTGTTTTGTTGCTGGTATAGCTTGTATATTGAGTATTGATCTCTATCTGTCACATCTCAAGGAATTAAATGAGCTCTATTTGCCTACAAAATACatatatcatctacatatagtCATGTAAAACATAGCCCTTTTTTTGGGCAAGATATTTCTTCCTATTTGCTTAATCACAAACTAATTTTCTACAATTTTCCTTAGGGTGATCGCATCAGCTTCAACAAACAATTGCTAAATCATCAAAAAGTAGTTTCAAACATTGCTTCTTTACTTGGAAGCCAGGCTGCAGCAAACGAGTACCTTGGGAGATGTCTGTACACTGTTGTCATTGGGAGCAATGATTACATCAACAACTACTTAATGCCACAGATCTATCCTACGAGCAAATTATATACACCAGCTCAATACGCAGAAGTCTTGGTTCAACAATATTCTCAACAACTAATGGTTTGTGTTACCATTGGAGTTTCCATTTCCATCCTTCATTTTTCTCAGTGTGGTTAGCAATCGAATTTTTTTCCTTCGAAGATCTACTAAATCGAAAAAGAAAACTGTATAGAACTAGTTAAGTTTATAGAAAATTATGATATAACCCCAATATATCAATTAAACAATCAAAATGGCTTATAAAAGAATAAGGAATTATCTGATGACACTTTCAAACGCATTTAAATGAATATAATGACATAAGAGACATAGGAAGGTGCAATCATTGTAGTAATAAATattgggtttgggttttatcccaccaatgtatgggataaaacccaagccCATTAAATAAAACGATTGGTGggataaattaaatttggattggtTCTAGATAACTCTTACAGGACGTTCTAACACAACATTACAAGGATAAAAATTCCCCTAATATCTGAGATTATAAATGCTGAATTATGAAGCCATCAAAGGTTGCTATGAGGTATCaatatcaaaaaattcaaaatgacgTACATTTTAAGTTTGTACCACTAACGGCAACAACTTTAGATACTACCCTGTATAAAACCTCACTACTTTCTTTATGGTAAACTGAGTTATTAGTACAATCACTCTTACTTCTTTCGTGATTATGTCATCTGATAATTCCACTATGCCTACCATAGTTTGGCCTTATCAAGCACGGATTTCcttgattattattattattattatttggtgAGTGAGATTAATTGTTGTTTCTTTCGTGCTAGACTTTGTATAACAATGGAGCAAGAAAAATAGCCCTATTTGGATTGGGTCCAATTGGTTGTACACCAGCTGAGATAAGCATATACCGGACCACTACATGTGTGGATTCAGTTAATGCTGCAGTTCAACTATTCAATGATAAGCTCAAATTTCTTGTGGATGACTTCAACAGACAACTCACAGATGCAAAGTTCATCTACATAAATATCACTAGCATTCAATCGGGAGATCCTGCAACCATTGGTAGGTTTTAACAAAACTTACGCATGTGCAGTTTTTTGCTTGGTCTTTGAATATCAGCATTTTCCCAATGACATattaaacaaaagaaattgaaaaaggaATGGGGAAGATAAGTTTGGGAAAATTTTATGCTGATCCTTATTTTCATGATGATACATCTAAAACTTGTCTACCTAGTTTCATGTGGATGAATGTTTTGCATTTTGGGGTCAATCAATCAAATATTATGTGGAAAGTTTGTAAATGACAACTGATATGATCTTTTGAGCTAGAATTACGAAGAACAGCAGTCCATCTATGTTTTAATAAATATAGTAATTACTTTACACTATTGTTCAGCATGAGACAAGTTACTGAAAATACAGACCTCTTCTATTATTTGTTAACATTTTAGGACTTTGAATGCGGCATATTAATTCGTATATAATAAGTAAACAAATTCTTTCTCAAAGCATGTACAAAATATTCTAAGAAATGTTATACTAAGAAATACACATATGGTATCACCTCAAGTATAAATAaatttctttcaaaaatcagttttgttactttttgcatgaaaagaagaagaagaggaagaagaaactagGCATCTTACCATACAAAACTTAACCAATTGTAACTTTACACTGATTATGTTTCTCTTAGGGTTGCAAATTCTCAACCAACCATGCTGCAAAGTTTCAGAAACTGGTCTATGCAAACCTGGAGTCAGGCCATGCACCTTTAGAGCCATATACCTATTCTGGGATAGTTTCCATCCTACAGAGACTGTCAATGTGTTAACGGCAACAAGAGCATATAATGGTCTATTACCTACTGATGCCTATCCAATGGACATTCGTCAACTTGTTCAACAATGACGAAATGTATAAACTCTAATGTAATAAAATTCATAGCAAATGCAATAACCTACATGATGGTATGGAATTCCGATCATAAAGTTGTCCTAATATACAACACCATGACGTTAATGCTGTAgagttcatatacatatatttgGAAAATTCACTATTAGTCTTGGACCAAATTAGTCCTTAATATTTCAGCTAAAAACATATAGTCTCCAAAGTattcaattttgaccaaatcgATTGTTAGTCTTTTCGATCAAAACAAATGCAGTCCTTGTAGTATGTTAATTTGACCAAATTGATCCCTAACAAGAGTGCTGAACCTATGGATGTTAGTCCAAGAACAAGTTTTC includes the following:
- the LOC113757759 gene encoding GDSL esterase/lipase At1g29670-like — encoded protein: GDRISFNKQLLNHQKVVSNIASLLGSQAAANEYLGRCLYTVVIGSNDYINNYLMPQIYPTSKLYTPAQYAEVLVQQYSQQLMTLYNNGARKIALFGLGPIGCTPAEISIYRTTTCVDSVNAAVQLFNDKLKFLVDDFNRQLTDAKFIYINITSIQSGDPATIGLQILNQPCCKVSETGLCKPGVRPCTFRAIYLFWDSFHPTETVNVLTATRAYNGLLPTDAYPMDIRQLVQQ